Proteins co-encoded in one Pseudomonas beijingensis genomic window:
- a CDS encoding TetR/AcrR family transcriptional regulator, translating into MIKKRLGREESQQLTRDKLFDTATELMIRKGFHAASVNVIAEEAGFSKGAFFSNFASKSDLLLQLTQRFKRVEIDRLSTTLTSGYSSEQLSHGLNAYIDTLKNNTRCAILDAELQLIALRDEEFSQHYYDLHEENSEALGKLITIIFNHAGKKPPLEHAALAKTFTALAEGLILQGHEDPAIEIKLVLNSLIQTAEPL; encoded by the coding sequence GTGATCAAAAAGAGACTAGGTCGAGAAGAGAGCCAGCAACTAACAAGAGACAAATTATTCGACACCGCCACTGAGCTGATGATCCGCAAAGGCTTTCATGCCGCCAGCGTCAACGTCATTGCCGAGGAGGCCGGCTTTTCCAAAGGCGCCTTCTTTTCCAATTTCGCCAGTAAATCGGACTTGCTCCTGCAACTGACTCAACGCTTCAAGCGCGTTGAAATCGACCGATTGAGTACGACCCTGACGTCGGGGTACTCGTCGGAGCAGTTGAGCCATGGCTTGAATGCCTATATCGACACCCTGAAGAACAATACCCGCTGTGCGATCCTCGATGCCGAGTTGCAACTGATCGCCCTGCGTGACGAAGAGTTCTCACAGCATTACTACGACTTGCATGAGGAAAACAGCGAGGCCTTGGGCAAGTTGATTACGATCATATTCAACCATGCAGGCAAGAAGCCGCCGCTGGAACATGCCGCGCTTGCGAAGACCTTCACTGCCTTGGCCGAAGGCTTGATATTACAAGGGCATGAAGATCCGGCGATTGAAATAAAGCTGGTGTTGAACTCGCTCATCCAGACCGCGGAACCTCTGTAG
- a CDS encoding SDR family oxidoreductase, which yields MEYAFVTGATGLLGNNVVRALLKRNIKVKALVRSAEKAKKQFGGLPVEWIEGDMLNVDAFSHALQGCDALFHTAAYFRDSYKGGKHWQKLYDTNVTGTERLLQAAYAAGIRRAVHTSSIAVLKGNKDQVIDETMSRSEQEADDYYLSKILSEQKVQQFLAQHPDMFIAMVLPGWMFGPGDIGPTSSGQFLLDFVGQKLPGVLPGSFSVVDARDVAEHQIAAITRGRSGERYLAAGNHMDMKSIFQALASVSGVKAPERKVPLLMLRIIALIYEGYYRITKKPVLISTSTVKLMAQEQGRTHFSHKKSSRELECQFRPVAETLTDTLDWYRNNNYTDA from the coding sequence ATGGAATATGCCTTCGTTACAGGCGCTACTGGCCTGCTCGGGAATAATGTCGTTCGTGCGCTGTTAAAACGAAACATCAAAGTAAAAGCACTGGTTCGTTCCGCAGAGAAAGCCAAGAAACAGTTCGGCGGCCTGCCCGTCGAATGGATCGAAGGCGACATGCTCAATGTCGATGCCTTCAGTCATGCCTTGCAAGGGTGCGACGCCTTGTTTCATACGGCGGCCTATTTCCGCGACAGTTACAAAGGCGGGAAACACTGGCAGAAACTGTATGACACGAATGTGACCGGCACCGAGCGACTGTTGCAAGCCGCCTATGCCGCCGGTATCCGTCGCGCCGTCCACACCTCTTCCATTGCCGTGTTGAAGGGCAATAAAGATCAAGTGATCGATGAAACCATGTCTCGCAGTGAACAGGAGGCTGACGATTACTACTTGAGCAAAATATTGTCCGAACAAAAGGTCCAACAATTCCTGGCGCAGCACCCGGACATGTTCATTGCCATGGTATTGCCAGGGTGGATGTTCGGCCCGGGGGATATCGGCCCCACTTCCTCAGGACAGTTCCTGCTCGACTTTGTCGGACAAAAACTGCCCGGCGTACTCCCCGGTAGCTTTTCCGTCGTCGATGCCCGGGATGTGGCCGAACATCAAATCGCAGCCATCACCCGTGGCAGGTCCGGAGAGCGTTACCTCGCCGCCGGCAATCACATGGATATGAAGAGCATTTTCCAGGCGCTGGCCAGCGTCAGCGGCGTAAAAGCCCCGGAACGAAAAGTGCCCTTGCTCATGCTACGAATCATCGCGCTTATCTATGAAGGTTATTACCGGATTACCAAGAAACCGGTACTCATCAGTACTTCCACAGTCAAGCTCATGGCGCAGGAACAAGGCCGTACGCATTTCAGCCACAAAAAAAGTTCAAGGGAGTTGGAATGCCAGTTCCGCCCCGTCGCTGAAACCCTGACCGATACCCTGGACTGGTATCGAAACAACAACTACACAGATGCTTGA
- a CDS encoding class I adenylate-forming enzyme family protein, with product MKSLSYKEGFLHRFVGFSESFPEQVAIRHLDTEEDTVTYRELRIKAEACNGALTALGVLPGDKVALVLPNGVAFIAYYLAIIGRGAIPVILNYKLTPFEMNSVVSLARPTLVVTTEALWVQHREVFQPDNGVKHALVLDGGSEPSSPLPANATAASQLPQQLEPLLLPEGNPIVSVQFTYRGLGRPLAVSHRYLDLTQSSDGLHEHFHLQGVGSVHLVTLPLYAIFGLSVMMVFPLSVGATLLMTNTLLNRDLAEVLSEHQVTFACLVPDVIRYFNTRLAKRKGARLPLHPQLMIYSGGSHLPADEAEKLGTLLGCNPVLQGYGLTESMPVIVQSSIGPVHRGAMGQPISGVELRVVDAEGQDVAPGRIGELLIRGAMVIDGYHDAEDTNARFFRDGWFHSGDLVWRDDDGHVFFFCQRLRISKIKAQMVDLVEIESIALKHPDVVRARAYIVPDHKDVNVLHLCVEGTGELTQNALSTLLSRYLSGFKLPKTIEIISLKEEAHAH from the coding sequence ATGAAAAGCCTTTCATATAAAGAAGGTTTTCTGCATCGTTTTGTCGGTTTTTCGGAATCGTTCCCCGAGCAAGTTGCTATCCGGCACCTGGACACGGAAGAGGATACCGTCACTTATCGCGAGCTGCGCATCAAGGCCGAAGCCTGCAACGGTGCCCTGACGGCGCTCGGGGTATTGCCAGGCGATAAAGTAGCGCTGGTGCTGCCCAACGGGGTGGCGTTCATCGCTTACTACCTGGCGATTATCGGGCGGGGTGCCATTCCGGTCATCCTCAACTACAAGTTGACCCCTTTTGAAATGAACAGTGTGGTCAGCCTCGCCAGGCCGACCCTGGTGGTCACGACCGAAGCGCTATGGGTGCAACACCGCGAGGTATTCCAGCCGGACAACGGCGTCAAGCACGCCCTGGTGCTGGACGGTGGGAGCGAACCGTCATCGCCCCTGCCCGCCAATGCAACGGCCGCCTCTCAACTGCCTCAACAGCTCGAACCCTTGCTGTTGCCCGAAGGCAATCCGATCGTCTCGGTGCAGTTCACCTATCGAGGCCTCGGCAGGCCCTTGGCTGTTTCACACCGCTATCTCGACCTGACGCAATCGAGCGATGGGCTGCACGAACACTTTCACCTGCAAGGCGTCGGCTCCGTGCATCTGGTGACGCTGCCGCTGTATGCCATCTTCGGCCTGTCCGTGATGATGGTGTTTCCCTTGAGCGTGGGCGCCACCCTGCTCATGACCAACACCCTGCTCAACCGGGACCTGGCAGAAGTCCTGTCCGAGCATCAGGTCACCTTCGCCTGCCTGGTGCCTGACGTCATTCGCTACTTCAATACACGACTGGCCAAACGCAAAGGCGCGCGGTTGCCGTTGCACCCGCAACTGATGATCTACTCGGGCGGCAGCCACCTGCCGGCCGATGAAGCCGAGAAACTGGGCACGCTGCTGGGCTGCAACCCGGTACTGCAGGGCTACGGCTTGACCGAAAGCATGCCGGTGATCGTCCAGAGCTCGATTGGCCCGGTCCACCGCGGCGCCATGGGCCAGCCGATCAGCGGCGTGGAACTGCGCGTTGTCGATGCCGAAGGCCAGGACGTGGCACCCGGGCGCATCGGCGAATTGCTGATCCGCGGCGCGATGGTGATCGACGGCTACCACGATGCCGAGGACACCAATGCCCGGTTCTTCCGCGATGGCTGGTTCCACAGTGGTGACCTGGTCTGGCGGGACGACGATGGGCATGTGTTTTTCTTTTGCCAACGCCTGCGCATCTCGAAGATCAAGGCGCAGATGGTCGACCTGGTGGAAATCGAATCCATCGCCCTCAAGCACCCCGACGTGGTGCGCGCCAGGGCCTATATCGTCCCGGACCACAAGGACGTCAACGTGCTGCACCTGTGCGTCGAAGGAACCGGCGAGCTGACCCAGAACGCGCTGAGCACCCTGCTTTCGCGCTACCTATCGGGCTTCAAGCTGCCCAAGACCATCGAGATCATCTCGCTCAAGGAAGAGGCGCATGCACACTAA
- a CDS encoding HAD-IB family hydrolase, translated as MHTNSTQPVLAVFDFDGTLTDRHTFWRYMRYIVGTRSFWLRIIPLLPKMLSVILGITPLMQARLAFIACYLGGLSVEQEREHAKYFISEQLPLWLRPEALRRLQWHQSMGHITALVSNSPENYLIPWGQAAGFDYVCGTRLATAKNKLTGGIAGTNCVEREKVTRLKGCLNNLDDFYIYAYGDSSGDDALLGIANSPFYRNWY; from the coding sequence ATGCACACTAACAGCACCCAACCGGTCCTGGCCGTTTTCGACTTCGACGGCACATTGACCGACCGGCACACGTTCTGGCGCTACATGCGCTATATCGTGGGCACCCGTTCGTTCTGGCTCAGGATCATTCCCCTGCTGCCCAAGATGCTCAGCGTGATCCTTGGCATCACACCGCTGATGCAAGCGCGCCTGGCCTTCATCGCCTGTTACCTGGGCGGCCTGTCGGTGGAGCAAGAACGCGAGCACGCCAAATACTTCATCAGCGAACAGCTGCCACTCTGGCTCAGGCCCGAGGCGTTGCGACGGCTGCAATGGCATCAATCCATGGGGCACATCACCGCGCTGGTCAGCAACTCGCCGGAAAACTACCTGATCCCCTGGGGCCAGGCCGCAGGGTTTGACTATGTGTGCGGCACGCGCCTGGCCACGGCAAAGAACAAACTGACTGGCGGGATAGCCGGTACCAACTGTGTAGAGCGAGAGAAAGTCACGCGGCTCAAGGGCTGCCTGAACAACCTGGATGATTTTTACATTTATGCCTACGGCGACTCATCAGGCGACGATGCCCTGCTCGGCATTGCCAACTCCCCCTTCTACAGAAACTGGTACTGA